A genomic region of Hippoglossus hippoglossus isolate fHipHip1 chromosome 8, fHipHip1.pri, whole genome shotgun sequence contains the following coding sequences:
- the LOC117766210 gene encoding trinucleotide repeat-containing gene 6B protein-like isoform X3 has product MEDKKKKKEDKKKRETSQKGPEQKIKVPESAKPSCSQPLATPGSVSPSPGPVAPSSPSPGAAGVSAQVPTGGGNNAKQRTAVANGQPSSSPSGSQTSQQQRYMSREVPPRFRSQQDHKVLLKRGQPPLSSMLLGGGGGGGGGGEGGTGGGSGWAATPPVSSQGADNPNASTAGGADSNLGSSSPSPSNSSSLCVAALSSSSSTTTTTSTYANSTWGAGSGSQSSSQGCGTVIVDGTDLEDWPSILGGAKLSSDVAGGGVQEQDCPGNNNSSASWSERSIQQKGGTAGGGAGNMDNPSPPRSSPPLSSSSSLNECVQSSDVWGSSTSSQVEAGLGSAAFYNSKVSHLLPGPQESPVGGSSSVPGANFNPNMNPSAWPALVQGGTSTSASEGLPLHSSITSASSFSASTTPITTHSLSSVNQTGLHQQHTEIAVPARSGEPQHLGNPELGSSGGARGGAGPNQEGGDEKGCGVASIEEEGSGNLSGSSSSSLPASSSWRSMPPVSSDLSAGVSPADGWGGGGTGAQGQEGNAWGFGSQGEKPGWGKGNDGGSNTPVVSQGAWEGGSSEAEWAGTRGSVTLTNLAIGSGRGGDVSSSNSSSSGGSIGGSVLQDSASPKFETMTKAWDNQTGVESGDKAVCEWGGGGVGGGGGGQGEGTGSGAPSSSSGGGSTAGSGGEGAGGSHKQDQASPVDNRSPQTSNAEVALLGMLNRSDLDPRVLSNMGWGQTQIRQNVAWDLDTTAGVGNRKQRSTSSSSAFSSATTTTSRGPGYPSNTSSVTNDPSSGSHTASLNSGPAPVKDGCDGDATQSTCGTHVHGSTIRKPGLPEEDIKANPGKAAGGWGDLPPETQGKGWGTDEQQQWRDHRGGGNRRDTGNQGSEWTDGPEEKGTGGWKGTGRGETGGWGGQVGGGGDWGQRDSKPGGGWGDGRGDGRGDGRGRGGGNSDEGSSWGNMDEGGSQRGGWEGGDGGASKSHQDWGSAKPHTAAAQIPNSQVAPMKAPNQQQHQSQGQQPPGGPMQGGWNSRSNVGGRDGGGVGGPPSKNQNQSSGWTSGPIPQISGGGGDALETSGWEEPSPQSISRKMEIDDGTSAWGDPTRYKSKNVNLWDKNSAPPSQSHAQQAPPPGMQQQPPRRQQGMQQGMQHSRDANSRSAAAGPGMWGGGAPSGDNGNTTWGQASDATAGWGDQEEPSKASGWGNPSPNPGKPAGTKSMESWGGKGEASVAASRHASWDEEDDGSGGVWNNTTNQGNSSSFNSGGWGQTHGGKRGNMKSGGGESWMNPVSRQFSNMGLLGDDPSDDKKMEGDKRGMSDYNGEMRRGGRGGGGYRMPSSKDMGPVDMGPYGDKMGGHGGFAGSGGGMAPPRGMHQPGMHPLNSQGLRAQVPHQFLSAQVPGPMLKQMPSPGSSVGGVVGGVGGVGSVGSVGGVGGVGGGVIPPQISPQQLAMLSNIYPHVQQFHLACQLLLQQQQQQQQQQLLQNQRKFPQPQPLRQQADPQQLARIMAILQQQRQHQQGGVGGAGTGGGGSKLSPSHLGAGLSKQPMVDSLPHPGMGGPLSDHHAKTQGMYSGLAPGGNMSGLELGPMMGGMKETGGQQSRFKWMMEGHSPAPSPPNPSLHKNGPLPSSIKVRGGSPYSQYEMLGGDGLGIPPQGSADNWHRTPGSKMGNKPAISSWPPEFQPGVPWKGIQSSGDPESDPYMTPGSVLGSPGPPSLNDSDHQLLRDNIGPNPSLNTSLPSPGAWPYSASDSLLSNAHSTGKYSEYKPSWPPEPIGQNKFWKTNRNSSHLPRPPPGLTNQKQASPSPWGSGGPRSARSWGGGGMNQESRYGPGSAWSDGTASRGSCWLLLSNLTPQIDGSTLRTICMQHGPLLTFHLGLTQGSALIRYSSRQEAAKAQGALHMCVLGNTTILAEFVSEEEVARYFAHSQAGGTEGGSSGGAPASGMQGSSGTGTSVANSGGSSPGSERAPAPTSGGNGGGGESGTAGLGSVRSSGSGWQSLDGTGSSSDTSSAQGPGLGIFSQWSTNGSGEGGGVGAVEGGRSGLWGGMTAGYPSSSLWGAPQMEERLQMDSPAALLPGDLLGGGADSI; this is encoded by the exons ATTCCAACCTGGGTTCATCCTCCCCTTCACCCTCCAACTCATCTTCATTATGTGTTGCTGCtctgtcgtcttcttcttctactactactactacttcaaCTTATGCAAATTCCACATGGGGGGCGGGCTCTGGCAGCCAGTCCTCTTCTCAGGGCTGCGGGACGGTGATTGTGGATGGGACTGACCTGGAGGATTGGCCAAGCATCCTAGGCGGGGCCAAATTGAGTTCTGACGTGGCTGGAGGAGGGGTGCAGGAGCAAGACTGCCCCGGTAACAACAACAGTAGTGCCTCATGGAGTGAGAGAAGCATCCAGCAGAAGGGAGGAacggcaggaggaggagcagggaacATGGACAATCCTTCCCCACCtcgttcttctcctcctctttcctcctcttcctcgcttaATGAATGTGTTCAGTCAAGTGATGTGTGGGgctcttccacctcctctcagGTGGAGGCAGGGTTAGGATCAGCAGCATTTTACAATTCCAAAGTCTCCCATCTTCTACCTGGGCCTCAGGAGAGCCCTGtgggtggcagcagcagtgtccCTGGTGCCAATTTTAACCCCAACATGAACCCCTCTGCCTGGCCTGCCCTGGTGCAAGGTGGGACATCAACTTCGGCTAGCGAAGGCCTTCCACTGCACTCGTCCATTACTTCAGCTTCCTCGTTCTCTGCCAGCACCACCCCCATCACCACTCATTCTCTTTCATCTGTGAATCAAACtggtcttcatcagcagcaTACTGAGATAGCTGTTCCGGCCAGAAGTGGAGAACCGCAGCACTTAGGAAACCCGGAGCTGGGTTCAAGTGggggagcaagaggaggagcaggaccaAATCAAGAAGGTGGTGATGAGAAAGGTTGTGGGGTTGCTAGTATTGAAGAAGAAGGGAGTGGTAATCTTTCTggctcctcgtcttcctccttaCCTGCCTCTTCTTCTTGGAGATCCATGCCACCAGTGTCCTCTGACCTCAGTGCAGGTGTGTCACCGGCCGatgggtggggtgggggaggCACTGGAGCTCAGGGGCAGGAAGGGAATGCGTGGGGCTTTGGTAGCCAGGGAGAGAAGCCAGGCTGGGGCAAGGGAAATGACGGTGGTTCAAATACCCCAGTGGTATCTCAGGGAGCATGGGAAGGAGGCAGTTCAGAAGCAGAGTGGGCTGGAACAAGGGGCAGTGTAACTTTGACTAACTTAGCAATaggaagtggaagaggaggagatgtgagcagcagcaacagcagcagtagtGGAGGCAGTATTGGGGGCAGTGTTCTGCAGGACTCTGCCTCACCAAAGTTTGAAACTATGACAAAAGCTTGGGACAATCAGACAGGGGTGGAGAGTGGAGACAAAGCAGTTTGTGagtggggtggaggaggagtagggggaggaggaggagggcagggtGAAGGCACTGGAAGTGGAGCACCTTCATCCTCTAGCGGAGGAGGGTCCACAGCTGGAAGCGGTGGAGAAGGGGCTGGTGGCAGTCACAAGCAGGACCAAGCCTCACCTGTAGACAACCGCTCCCCCCAGACCTCCAATGCTGAAGTGGCCTTACTTGGCATGCTAAATCGATCTGACCTGGACCCCAGAGTACTTTCTAACATGGGCTGGGGGCAGACCCAGATTCGACAGAATGTGGCCTGGGACCTGGACACCACAGCAGGAGTAGGAAACCGAAAGCAAAGAAGtacttcatcttcctctgcattCTCATCAGCAACCACGACCACTAGTCGTGGTCCCGGGTACCCCTCTAATACCAGTTCAGTAACTAATGATCCGTCCTCTGGCAGTCACACGGCCAGCCTAAACTCTGGGCCTGCTCCAGTTAAGGATGGCTGCGATGGTGATGCCACACAGTCAACCTGTGGTACTCATGTGCATGGTAGCACTATAAGGAAGCCAGGATTGCCAGAAGAAGATATCAAGGCCAACCCAGGGAAGGCAGCTGGAGGCTGGGGTGATCTTCCACCCGAAACCCAGGGCAAAGGATGGGGGACTGACGAACAACAACAATGGAGggatcacagaggaggagggaacagGAGAGACACTGGAAATCAGGGTAGCGAGTGGACCGATGGTCCAGAGGAAAAAGGGACAGGGGGATGGAAGGGGACTGgaagaggggagacaggtggtTGGGGAGGACAGGTTGGAGGGGGAGGAGACTGGGGACAGAGGGACTCGAAGCCTGGAGGTGGGTGGGGA GATGGGCGAGGAGATGGACGGGGAGATGGGCGAGGCCGAGGTGGAGGCAACTCTGATGAGGGATCTTCCTGGGGTAATATGGATGAGGGAGGGTCTCAGCGAGGAGGATGGGAAGGGGGGGATGGGGGTGCAAGCAAATCCCACCAAGATTGGGGGAGTGCCAAGccccacacagcagcagcacagatacCAAACAGCCAAGTGGCACCAATGAAAGCCCCAAATCAACAGCAGCACCAATCACAGGGCCAGCAGCCACCAGGAGGTCCCATGCAAGGTGGGTGGAACAGCCGGTCCAATGttggagggagagatggaggtggagtTGGAGGTCCACCATCCAAGAATCAGAACCAAAGTTCGGGCTGGACCTCTGGCCCAATCCCCCAAATCTCTGGAGGTGGGGGGGATGCCCTGGAGACCAGTGGCTGGGAAGAACCCTCCCCTCAGTCTATCAGTCGCAAGATGGAAATCGATGATGGCACTTCTGCCTGGGGAGACCCAACCCGCTACAAAAGCAAGAATGTGAACTTGTGGGACAAGAACAGTGCTCCCCCCAGTCAAAGCCACGCTCAGCAGGCCCCGCCTCCAGGCATGCAGCAGCAACCCCCCAGAAGGCAGCAAGGGATGCAGCAAGGGATGCAGCACAGCAGGGATGCAAACTCTCGCAGTGCTGCAGCGG GTCCGGGTATGTGGGGAGGAGGTGCACCATCTGGGGATAATGGTAATACTACATGGGGCCAGGCGTCAGATGCAACAGCAGGCTGGGGGGATCAAGAGGAACCCAGCAAAGCTTCTGGCTGGGGGAACCCTTCACCCAACCCTGGTAAACCTG CAGGCACCAAGTCGATGGAAAGCTGGGGTGGGAAGGGAGAGGCCTCCGTTGCAGCCTCCCGTCACGCCAGCTGGGATGAGGAAGACGATGGTAGTGGAGGGGTCTGGAACAACACGACCAACCAGGGCAACAGCTCCTCCTTCAACTCTGGAGGCTGGGGTCAGACTCATGGAGGCAAGAGAGGCAACATGAAG AGTGGAGGTGGGGAGAGCTGGATGAACCCAGTTTCACGTCAGTTTTCAAACATGGGCCTTCTG GGTGATGATCCAAGTGATGACAAAAAGATGGAAGGAGACAAGAGAGGAATGAGTGACTATAATGGAGAGATGCGTAGgggaggaagaggcggaggaggTTACCGCATGCCTAGTTCCAAAGACATGGGTCCCGTTGACATGGGGCCGTATGGAGACAAG ATGGGTGGCCATGGAGGGTTTGCTGGCAGTGGCGGAGGGATGGCTCCACCTCGAGGGATGCACCAACCGGGCATGCATCCGCTGAACTCCCAGGGGTTGCGTGCTCAAGTGCCTCATCAGTTCCTCTCTGCACAG GTGCCGGGTCCTATGCTGAAGCAGATGCCTTCTCCTGGTAGCAGTGTGGGTGGAGTGGTTGGTGGAGTGGGAGGTGTCGGCAGCGTCGGAAGTGTCGGCGGGGTCGGTGGTGTTGGTGGAGGGGTGATCCCTCCTCAAATTTCCCCACAGCAGCTAGCAATGCTCAGCAACATTTACCCCCATGTGCAGCAGTTCCATCTG GCTTGTCAGCtccttctgcagcagcagcagcaacagcaacaacagcagctcctgcagaacCAGAGGAAGTtccctcagcctcagcctcTCAGGCAGCAGGCAGACCCACAGCAG CTGGCGAGGATTATGGCtattctgcagcagcagaggcagcatcAGCAGGGTGGGGTTGGAGGAGCTGGAACAGGAGGAGGGGGCTCCAAACTGTCCCCTTCTCACCTGGGAGCAGGCCTCTCCAAACAGCCCATGGTTGACTCCCTTCCACATCCTGGAATGGGGGGGCCCTTATCAGACCATCATGCCAAAACACAAGGGATGTACTCTG GGCTTGCCCCTGGTGGTAACATGTCAGGATTGGAGCTTGGTCCCATGATGGGAGGCATGAAGGAAACCGGAGGACAGCAGTCCAGATTCAAGTGGATGATGGAGGGACACTCCCCAGCTCCCTCTCCCCCCAACCCAAGCCTTCATAAGAACG GCCCGTTACCCAGTTCTATAAAGGTGAGAGGAGGATCCCCTTACTCCCAGTATGAAATGCTGGGCGGTGATGGTTTAGGGATTCCCCCACAGGGCTCTGCAGACAACTGGCATCGAACTCCCGGTAGTAAAATGGGGAACAAACCTGCCATATCCAGCTGGCCTCCAG AGTTCCAGCCCGGTGTGCCCTGGAAAGGAATCCAGAGTAGTGGAGACCCCGAGTCTGACCCCTACATGACTCCTGGTAGTGTTCTTGGCTCCCCAGGACCCCCAAGCCTCAATGACTCTGACCACCAGTTACTACGAGACAACATAG GGCCAAACCCTTCCCTCAACACCTCGCTGCCTTCACCTGGTGCCTGGCCCTACAGTGCCTCAGACAGTCTGCTCAGCAATGCACACAGCACAg GAAAGTACTCGGAGTACAAGCCCAGCTGGCCCCCAGAGCCCATCGGACAAAACAAGTTTTGGAAAACCAATCGCAACAGCTCGCATCTGCCACGCCCCCCTCCTGGCTTAACTAATCAGAAGCAGGCCTCGCCCTCCCCATGGGGCAGTGGGGGCCCACGGTCGGCCCGGAgctggggaggaggtgggatgaATCAAGAGTCAAGATATGGGCCAG GCTCAGCTTGGAGCGATGGCACGGCCTCCAGAGGCAGCTGCTGGTTGTTGCTGAGCAACCTGACCCCGCAG ATCGATGGCTCCACACTGAGGACTATCTGCATGCAGCATGGCCCCCTGCTGACCTTCCATCTTGGCCTAACCCAGGGCAGCGCTCTGATTCGCTACAGCAGCCGGCAGGAAGCAGCCAAGGCCCAGGGTGCACTACACAT GTGTGTTTTGGGCAACACCACAATCCTGGCGGAGTTTGTGAGTGAGGAGGAAGTTGCTCGCTATTTTGCACATTCCCAGGCCggagggacagaggggggcAGCTCAGGAGGGGCCCCAGCCAGTGGAATGCAGGGCTCGTCTGGTACAGGCACCTCTGTGGCCAACAGTGGTGGTAGCTCCCCCGGGAGTGAGCGGGCACCAGCACCAACTTCAGGTGGAAATGGAGGAGGCGGGGAAAGTGGAACAGCGGGTCTAGGTAGTGTGAGGTCCTCCGGGTCTGGCTGGCAAAGTCTCGATGGTACTGGCAGTTCTTCAGACACCTCTTCAGCCCAAGGACCCGGGCTAGGGATATTTTCCCAGTGGAGCACGAATGGgtcaggggagggaggaggtgttGGGGCAGTTGAGGGTGGGAGGTCTGGCCTCTGGGGTGGCATGACTGCCGGATAccccagcagcagcctgtgggGGGCACCGCAAATGGAGGAAAGGCTCCAAATGGACAGCCCTGCTGCATTGTTGCCTGGCGACCTGCTGGGGGGAGGAGCTGACTCCATCTGA